Below is a genomic region from Doryrhamphus excisus isolate RoL2022-K1 chromosome 16, RoL_Dexc_1.0, whole genome shotgun sequence.
TAGCACCTGAAACTAAAACAGGAGTAGTGGCTTTGTGTGGTTTAAATCCCTTTAAATACGTGTAACATTTACTCTTATGTGGACTATGGTTATCATCAGCAACACAAGTCATATAAAAGGTGAGGGCAGTGGGCGTATGATATGAACATCTACAGGAAGTAAACTTACTCCTGTCAAAAGTCATTCACAGTTGCGGACATCTTTTCTCGAGGTTCAAACGCTACCAGTTAGAGATATGTCAGTAAATGTTGGGACAGTCTGCGTAGTTCCTGTCAAAGTATCCGCCGCCGTACAGCCAGTccttttctcccgtgtgcgggTTTGTTCCCAGTTGGAACCACCTGAAAGGGAATGCATAAAATACTTTATTCCATACCATCAAATATTGGTTATTTTGTTGTAGTTTTCCAAAACAATATAAGAAATTCTAAGGCATAAGAAATAATTAGATAATTAGATAATTAGATTTCATCATTTCAAACATGTTCTTAATGTGACAGAACTTTCAAATTTCGACGGGGCAATTATACCTGGTTGACcactcctcctcatccttaGATCGCTCTCGACGTGCGACCCTCTGCTTCTCCTCAAGACGCTCTTTCTCTGCACTTGCCGTGTCTGCAAAAACACAGACATCAGACCGCAGAAGAAAAGCCATCAAAAATCATCCCAAAGATATAGACGCATGGTACCTATGTCTCCGTTCTCCATGGCTCGGATATCGGGCCTCTGCCGGCAGTCAGTTGGTGCCAATATTTGCACCATGCCTGGCTCCAGCTCGTTTAGTGTCATGGCAAAGCTGGTGAAGTTATACATCTGTATGAgagtacacacaaatacacgtATATTGTATGAACGGATATTGTTCTCCgaggaatgtaaaaaaaaaatgcaccgaGCAAGCCAACCTGTAATGAGTGAGCAGGTCGTGGTGATATCCTCCACAGTAAGGCACTTCCTGGTATCACAGTAACAGTCTCTAGAACTGCATTCTCATCTTCACAACTATGTtcctgtacacacacataaataccgtattttctggaatatataagtcgctccggagtataagtcgcacaaggtcaaaaatgcataattaggtagaaaaaaagccacatttttttgcgggtaatttattttagaaactacttgaccaaaacagacattacgtcctcttagaAGGtaagttctaataataaaataatagagaacaggctgaataggtgtaagatatgctaacacaatgcttattcagctacacaaaaaataaacatttgtgtccagtgtttatgtaacataaacagttttttcatttataagtcgctctggagtataagtcacaggaacagccaacctataaaaaaaaagtgcgacttatagtccggaaaatacggaacCTAACACCGTCACATGTGGAAAACAGTGCTGGTTCCTATAGTAACCATACATATAATGTAAAATAGCTGGGTCACAGAACTAGCATTGCCACAAATTGGAACACATCTCTCAAGCAACGATGCATGTCATTGCAAGGCATTATGGGTTAGTGCTGGCAATGAAGTAATCGTTCACTATACACTTTGGACATAACCATAACATTACTAGATAACAGCTACAGATATCAAATTCAATGTTTTACCTTATCTGCTAttattgtgggaaaaaaaagaaacatgaatTGACAGCATCAGAGCAATAAGAcaattgccagccaatcacagggcacatatagacaaacaaccattcacactcacattcatacctatggacaatttggagtcgccaattaacctagcatgtttttggaatgtgggaggaaaccggagtacccggagaaaaccgaggctggaattgaaccctggtctcttagctgtgagacctagtctgtgcgctaaccactggaccgccgtgccgcatgTACATGTTATTGTTTAATCTAAATTGGTAGCAGAATGCAAAGATTTCAAACCGTATTCACCTGCTTCAGCTTCTTTGAGTCCGCACCCGCCTTCTTGTCAGACTTCTTGTGTGCTTCATAAACCTTGGGGTCCACGCTGTACATGCACTCGGTCCACTTTCCGTAGATCACACTCTGTTTCTTCTTACTGGTTCAACAAGAGGAGAGGACGCAAATAAGATGCGGGAAGACATTTTGTGCATAACCGACAAACGTGTTTTCATGTTACCTGCTGTCTTGTATGTGACCTTCCACTTTGTGCAGCTCTTTCCCAAACATGCCACACGGTTTGAAGTTCAACACGCACTTATCTCCCGTGCTGAATTCACGTTATAATGACAATGTCAGAAGTCTACAATTGTTTCAATCTTACAGCCAAATATCTGTCACCATACCTGTGGTTTACAATCTCTACTGTCCCGTATTGCTCGATCCAAAGCTTTCCTAAGATGACGTTATGCACGCAGCACATTGGGTTTGTCCATGTGTAGGCTTCTTTATGTCTGAAAGAAATTCACAGCATCTtgaaatgttttggttttttctcccatttaattaattaactcaAACATTTCATTCTGGGACCAAAGTCAGCAAATAACATTGAAAGCATCCTGCCATGCATACCACTGAGTTCTAACATTCAAAAACCAGTGACAATACAGCATGCAGGTGTGTATTAACAAAGTCTCACTTGAGTAACTCCAGCGTCATGGTGCCTTTGGGCTCAGCCTCGACACTTTTGCCCCAGAACTTGAGTTTTGGGTAAATGGATCCATGAAAAGCAAACTCTTGCTTCAGAGACTCGGCGTGGAAGGCACTGATGGGCGGATGGTGGCTCACCTGCTCTGAGATCAACCTGTAGTCATCGTCCTCTCTTAAAGAACAAACATTTCAATGGTcattaaaggggaagtgcagtTTTTGGGGCGggattttgtccatcattcacaatccttatgtgaaacataaacacatatttatttcccttttctgtgcattataacacgagaaaacgagTATTTAATATCAGCTAGCttgcaatgctgtcattgggacacacctatttcgaatATGAAGACCTCTAAAAATCTATTTGATGTTCtttccatgctgtgatcatgcattaacatatacactgatgataatatgtaatagttgcagtatattgccgtattttgattatttaaaacactactgaAACTTCTTTTCTTTGCTCATGCTAGTTctggcaacaacaacagcaaaaacgcttacgatgtccgctctccttgggatggctgtgtcttccagcacaagacgtgttcTCCattcctcaggtaaaaaatgctgaccgcaaattagcatcttgttgagtctttgttccgaaatggagagctaggtatccactttCGTTAGTCCGCGATATAAGAATAGTTTTTGATGTTAGCTGctaatatcactgtagcttggttaatatacaagtcagttatataaatggaagtttttttgtgagggctttagcgtcaaaataggtatttcccatgtcGCCCGTTGCTAGCTATCTCGTATAACTTGTTTaccagaaaagggaaagaaatgtgttcatgtttcacagaaGGGTTGTGAATTATgtgcaaaattcccccaaaaaactgcagttcccctttaacatgaacaagaTGCctctttaaaaatgtgaaatgcaaACCTGTACCCAATACCTTATGAGTTCAAAAGTCTCCCCCAGTAAAGGATTAAACGGTTTTCCAGTCCTTTCCCATTGAGATGCTACAGCTGAAACAGCGAAGGCAGCAACAACCTGTTTAAAgagaaacaaaaatattgtacataACAAGTACACATATATAGTATAGAATAGTATAGTATGTGTAGTATAGAGTATATgcctacattttgtttacatacCTTGGAATCCTACCTACGCTCTGTGTTCCGGTTCGGTTTGATGCATTTGTGTTACGTTTTGATACTTTTtcaatacaaacaaaatgaccTTACctgttttaatttgaattttattgaaattatcaactttttttctcacatgACTGTGATTTACTTTTAGTGGTGCCACAAATTAgtagttttgtttgtgttgttagtgCTGGAGTTCTGTAACTTGCACACTGCACATGTTACATCTAACGTAACGGCTCTATATTTTGGCCTGAAAGTGATAATACATATAGTAGAGTAATGTCAGGTGTTTTTCACGGTGTTAgcgtatagaaaatgaatggatggatattcacAAAAACAATACGCTCTCTTAAAACTAGAATGTTCTCCTTGACAGCAAGTATAGTGTTATACTGTTTTACAAAGCCACATCATTCCATGGTGTCATACCTGCATACGGTCTATAGAGTCAGACAAAGCACAGGCCTTGTggatgaggtgtgtgtgttccaTGTACTCTGAGATTCTCTGGAGGAAGCTGAGTGGCTCATTAAACACAACAGGCATTGCTATTTTGGACAGCTCCTGCAGCAACATGAAATAAAAGAACAttaacaaacaaaagcaaactTCACAGTCTAAGTCGACTAAAATGTTTTGCTACGATGTCCCAAAAAGTAAAGCTGTAACGATTTCAGTAAAGCTCTTTTGGTTGCACTTTACCCTaacaccagtgcttctcaaaggCATTGTGAAATGTCAGGGGGGcatcaatattagtgcagacctgccaacatgtcttAATTTGTTGTACTGAGACATTTCATCATGCATATTTTCAATATGCTGGTATCCTTGTATCTAGCAGTAAGCCAAGTCTGTTTCACTGGCATCCGCccaggctgccctttgtcaccgattctgttcataattgtcatggacagaatttctagtcaggttcgggggccttaggatcacatctctgctatttgtgaataatgtggtcctgatggcctctttGACCTTCAGCGTATATACTGGGACGGTTTTCATCCGAGTGTGAAGCTTCTAGGATGAtgctcagcacctccaaatcagagtcCATGGTTCttagtcggaaaagggtggagtccATACTGGACTACAGTTTTAGAGCACATGAGAGACAGCGTGTTGGCACTGGATTCTGgaagaatgaatatttttgtccttTCACTTTTAAATGATCAGTTTtcagggcagcacggcggtggagtggttacagcgcagacctcacagctaggagaccagggttcaattccagcctgtTCCAGCcaattctccccgtgcatgcatgggttttctccgggtactccggtttcctcccacattccaaaacattctaggttaattagtgactccaaattgtccataggtatgaatgtgagtgtgaatggttgtttgtctatatgtgccctgtgattggctggcgaccagtccagggtggtccagcaccccccgcgaccctcgtgaggaaaagcggtagaaaatgaatgaatgaatgatcagttTTCTCGATCAACTTCTTACTTTTGACCAAGCCATGGTCGGCTATTCAAAGATTAGCCGCATctgaaatggatggatgccgtCATTTTCAGTGACGGCACCGCATTTGCTGTCACGTCGACTGTAATGTGATTACATGTTATTATATTTCTCCATTCACTTTAATTAGTCACATGTCTGTTTAGGGCTATCAATGTTTCTTTGTCTATATTgtcgaaatgtgccctgtgattggctggcgaccagtccagggtgtaccccgcctgaagacaactgggataggctccagtgaagTGCTTTGGGTACCTTTTAAAAAGGTGCAACATAAAtctaatctattattattatcagtataCATTAATTACACAAAAACGAATGACTGAATGGCTAAAAGCTTTACTATATGGTGCAAACTGTGAATTGTGTAACTCCCATTACTTTCTTCTATTTCTTATGTTATGATCTTTTCTTTTAACTCGTGTAAGACTCACCATGCCGATACATTTCTTCAGTATGCTCGTCACACTGAAATTGTTCCTGGCAATCATTTCAGCAGGCAGGGTTTTCCTGGTAAAAACAATTCAACCAAAAACAAGATCACACTATCGAATGTATTTCTATGTAAGTATGCATGTAATTAATGTATGCATGTAATTACAATTGGAATCAACTTCTCAAAAGGCCATGTGTGGTTCCTCACCTACGCTGCCACCCTGCATTCGACTCAGCAGTCGAGCCATCAGTCATCTGATCACTACTGTCAAACACCAGGGCATCCTTGAAACTCACTTCCAAGGAATCATCTGACTCGAGCCCTGAGGAGGATGAGAGCAGCAGAGGAAATGCCTTTTCATTCTTTCACAAGGAGCGATTTTGATTCACTAACCAACATAGAACTGCACCGTAATTCAAGCAAATCACAGACTTGTGTAacaaagttatatatatatcgcTATATATTCGATTTATGAGTTATGGGGCGTGAATCACATCTGTAAAGAATCGGAATTGTgctgttcacactgacatgtAAAGTCAGCAAAAATCGGAATTGACCTacagtgtgaacatagcctaGCCTCGGTTCCAGCGTTCTTCCAGTGTTAGGTTCGAGTGGCtcaaacaggaacaggaagtggaaaggagAATCGATTTATGGCAAGGAGCAGATCTGATCCTTTTTTCCACTTAGTTAATAAATCTGTGCAGATAAAGTTAAAGTAATAGTTGCACAATAAATGCCAcgttacctgttttttttcttttttttgtagctaGCCACAGCAGGATAAGTGAACGAGTTAACAAAGAAGAACCGCGAGTCCCgtttcagataagaaaaaactATCGGGTTTTGAACGACTCGTTAAACTCGACCATCACTACTTCCAAACATTAAAATGCAGTGTGTAGACTACTGCAAACtagaacaacaacaatacacAATTGTTAAATACATATGTCCATTACATAACTGTCAAACTAAACGAgcgttgttatttttaatggaaGGCAGGGTGAAGTATCGGGTGTCTTTAACATAATGCTTTAACAGCTGTCAGCCTGTCTCACCTGTCTCGGCGTCGTAAAACTCCTCCTCGCTGTTCATCGTGAGTCGAGACAGCAGCAGTGTTACTTAGAATTCATGTTTAAGGTAACGGTCGTCCCTCCTGCCGTCACTCCTTCGGAACATCACAGACAGCGAAACACACAACCTGAAAAACATACAGACGGCTTGTTACAGCGAGCAGGTAACAGCTGTCCCAATAACACGCCATGTTTAAACATCAACTGGCTGTGCGGCTAGCTCAAGTATCAAGTCAGGAACAATACTGTGTTAAAACGTCCACCGGAGACATTAGCTAACTTTAGAAAAACACTCCCTGTCAAGGAAATTGTGGACTTGATACTAGTGTGTATGTAAATATAGTTTCATGAAATATACCTACGAATAGATGTCAAATTACTGAGCTGGTAACATAAACAATCGAAGACTGTTCAATCTTCGGAGATGAGCGGAAGTAGGTGGCAAGGACATAATGATTGACGTCTGCATCAGCCAATCATAGCGCAAAGattgacactttgccattaGTTATTGTAACTGTGAAATATTGATGttaaatttacaataaatcaGATAATTCGAGTGGAAATTAATGTACATTTGCTTTTTACATATTGAATGTACAAATCTAATCTACAAAATttctacaaatttccccactgagggacgaataaaggcatatcttaatggCCAATGTGACTTCTGTGGGAAATGTTAtcgtttttaaatgaaaatttgACTCAGATTTtcgttttccaaaaacaagttACATTTATTTAGTGGCCCAATAATTATTTTCAATCAATTTAGTTCCCTGTCACAAAGTTATGAATTGTATTGAATGTATTGCTAACCGGATatacaatttaataataataataataatttttataactGAGCTGAGCATGTTTTAGTAGGCAGCGCAATGTGTaatgtaatacaaataaaagttgTAGTTTCAGTTTGATATTAAGACTTCAAAATCCCCTGTACAATCGCTATAAttgagtaaaatgtgttttacttTGAAATAACTAACCGGAAACGATTTGGACCGATTTTTTCCCCTCGCACTATGGCATGTAATATGACAACGTTCTAGCCTTGATGAAGAGTAGTCGTCCGTGTCGCTCTGCCAAGCCAAGTGAGATTTCCATCCACGTATTTAATCATCATGTTAGCCCTGAAGtgaagaaagtgtttttttgttgttgttaaaagctgaagaagaTAATTGGCCATGATGAACAAGGAAAGAGACAAGTGCGTAGAAAGTGCACCCCGGAGCCAGAAAGCATCCAAGGTGTCCTCCTCCCGGCAGGAAACCatccaaaagaggaaaaaagaggaAAACAGCCACAATTGCAGTCAAACAAAGGGTATATCGACAGGTATCCGTGGTGTTGCTAAAGAGGGGAAAACTCCTGCAAGACGTCCGGGAAGCCTGTCAACAAGTGCGGCGACAGAGTGCCCGAGGAGCCCTGCTGCTCAAAGAAAACTCTCGGATGCCAGTAACGCCTCCGAGGACCTGAGCAAAGACTCCGGGTGCCTGTCGGGGAAACTCTCCTCCGACAGCAGCTCGGAAATATCCGATTCCGAGGGCAACAAGCGCGACTCTCCCATCAGCGACAAAGAATTAAACTGGACAGACGGAAGAGCTTACAGGAGCCCGACTACTGACGGCAAAGACAGCGGGAAGGTGTGCGTCAGACCAGCGGGGACCACTTGCTGTCCACCCACGGATACTCCTGGTCCTGGAGGGGCGATGACTTTGTACAACTCTTCGGGGGCGTTTATGCATCTAATGATGGCAGAGACGACGGACGACCTGGTCAAAGAAGTAGACGATTTGAGGTCAGAGAACGAATATCTGAGAGTAAGTAACTTTAAGTTTCATTACAATAAAAGTATCTTTTATATTGTGCGTAAAATATCTAAATGTCAGTCTTTGTTGAAgggtgagatttttttttaattagtacaATTGAAGTTGGTCTATACAGAAAtgcttattttttatattataactaGGACTCAGCTGATTAACTTTATTGTaagaaatggcaaaattggctaTTAGAAACCCTTTCATGGGAATATagtattaatgtttttatttgttattcagaatcagaatgccctttatcgtcattttacaaatagtagaatgaaattgcaagACAGTGTGACagtacacaatatagaaattagatataaggagaataaataaagaataaatagaacaattagaacaataaataataaataacaaagggtCAACATTGTAGAGGACGACTGGTTGCCTCGATTACATGGTTACATCTtgttgagggagatgatggctcGAGGAAAGAAACAGttttttagggttagggttagggtttgtcCGTGCCCTGATACATCTGTATCGCCTCCCAGAAGGTTGTCGCTGAAACAGAGTGAGAAGAGTCCTggatattacaaaatattatcaATAAACTGTATCTTGGCCATATCTTGGATTGTTTGGTTTTGTACAGCGGGCATAATGGTAACATGTACTAGTATTTAGTAGTACAGTATAAGTGAGTATGTGCATAGTGTCAAGGGGGTGGCAGGGAGGTGGGAATTTCTGCTCTGGACTTTAATACTTCCTCCCAtagtctaaaaaaatatatatagtatatgacaCTCAGTGAGGACTATTATTGTAGGTGCCAATAATTGTGCATGGTTGCTTTAATGTGTGAGTCATGTGACTGGCTGGTGTCCAGTCCAGGGGTATACCCCGCTCCTCCCCACCTAAATCAGCTGCTGTTTGGTGTCCGTGCCAGGATGAGGTGGAGGAGTTACGCTGTGAGATGCTGGAAATGCGTGACATGTTCCAGGAGGAGGAGACCTGTCAGCTGCAGGACCTGCGACAGAAGCTGGACCAGGCCAACAAGACCTGCCGCATCTTACAGTACCGCCTTCGTAAGGCCGAACGCCGAAGCATACGAGTGGCCCAAACCGGGCAGGTTGACGGGGAACTGGTCAGGACCCTAGAGCATGATATCAAGGTCAGTTTTCTCACCCACATATGTACTTCTTCTGTTAGCATTG
It encodes:
- the LOC131104329 gene encoding oxysterol-binding protein-related protein 2-like, which codes for MNSEEEFYDAETGLESDDSLEVSFKDALVFDSSDQMTDGSTAESNAGWQRRKTLPAEMIARNNFSVTSILKKCIGMELSKIAMPVVFNEPLSFLQRISEYMEHTHLIHKACALSDSIDRMQVVAAFAVSAVASQWERTGKPFNPLLGETFELIREDDDYRLISEQVSHHPPISAFHAESLKQEFAFHGSIYPKLKFWGKSVEAEPKGTMTLELLKHKEAYTWTNPMCCVHNVILGKLWIEQYGTVEIVNHSTGDKCVLNFKPCGMFGKELHKVEGHIQDSSKKKQSVIYGKWTECMYSVDPKVYEAHKKSDKKAGADSKKLKQEHSCEDENAVLETVTVIPGSALLWRISPRPAHSLQMYNFTSFAMTLNELEPGMVQILAPTDCRQRPDIRAMENGDIDTASAEKERLEEKQRVARRERSKDEEEWSTRWFQLGTNPHTGEKDWLYGGGYFDRNYADCPNIY